The Synechocystis sp. PCC 7509 genome includes a window with the following:
- the pbpC gene encoding penicillin-binding protein 1C, which translates to MFSNNYSGYRMGVGKPSRGKRQVFRKVKQATLILMAIALIWRFLPYIFPIYATNLTQEGQAIELISRQRLPLGTLLTQSQDQTAVVPLTDVSSHFIHAIIAAEDGQYYQHGAIEIRAIGRSMVEAIRARKLVSGASTITMQLARMLEPHPRNLWGKSQEIWLSWRLAAGMSKNEILHAYINRLPMGGNIYGVEAASQVYFAVPSRDLNLAQASILAALPNDPTDLNPYSHWEKLKKRQVYVLNRMVKDGYISRTQGDRAYTEKIALSPRQQGITAAPHFLFWLASKLPKNHPSQIRTTIDRPLQQFVEAQVRQVVRNLAAHNAHHAAALVVDNHSGEVLAYVGSPDYFDLTATGRNDGVQALRQPGSTLKPFLYQLALEKRVIRPNTVLADVPAHYAIDGARLYSPKDYSDFQGAVRVRVALANSLNVPAVKVLQKVGVPNFLNFLHQLGFNQLNHPAGYYGLGLTLGSGEVSLWELARAYVTMARQGQAIPLVTTFTDAAPATVLAASPTWGLVTDILSDFHARAKAFGVDSILSLPFPAAVKTGTSSDFRDTWTVGFTTDYTVATWVGNFNGEPMKQVSGVMGAAPLWNRIMLRLHENKEPAAFAPLVGLVKRPICAVSGLKPTSACPTVVQEYFFPEDLGEYDRNYDTFYRLVNGESQLNLPREYDQWLALRSPSTIADGLKIVSPSNGDNFLVYPNSPQQKLELKLAALQAQPVEWWINGEKLADNTMFWALRPGSWTLEVRSGEMRDRVTFQVEMAGNTSIRRGFSVAPK; encoded by the coding sequence TTGTTTAGCAACAATTACAGTGGGTATCGCATGGGAGTAGGTAAACCAAGTAGGGGTAAAAGGCAGGTTTTTAGGAAAGTAAAGCAAGCGACATTGATTTTAATGGCGATCGCTTTAATTTGGCGATTTCTTCCTTATATCTTTCCCATTTATGCGACTAATCTAACTCAAGAAGGTCAAGCAATTGAACTAATAAGTCGGCAAAGGCTGCCTTTGGGAACTTTACTGACTCAAAGCCAAGACCAGACGGCGGTTGTCCCTCTTACTGACGTTTCCTCACACTTTATTCATGCCATTATAGCGGCAGAAGATGGACAATATTATCAGCATGGGGCGATAGAAATCCGGGCTATAGGGCGAAGTATGGTAGAGGCAATTCGCGCCCGCAAGCTTGTTTCTGGGGCTTCTACGATTACAATGCAACTGGCAAGGATGTTAGAGCCGCATCCACGTAATTTGTGGGGAAAAAGTCAAGAAATTTGGCTCTCTTGGCGATTAGCCGCAGGCATGAGCAAAAACGAAATTTTACACGCCTATATTAATCGTCTACCGATGGGAGGCAATATTTACGGTGTGGAAGCAGCCTCTCAAGTTTATTTTGCTGTGCCATCAAGGGATCTTAATCTTGCCCAAGCTAGTATTTTGGCGGCTTTGCCTAACGATCCTACGGATCTCAATCCTTATAGCCATTGGGAAAAGCTGAAAAAGCGTCAAGTATACGTACTTAATCGCATGGTCAAAGATGGTTATATTAGCCGCACTCAAGGCGATCGCGCTTACACTGAAAAAATCGCCCTTTCGCCCCGCCAGCAAGGAATTACTGCCGCCCCACATTTTTTATTTTGGTTAGCAAGTAAATTACCAAAAAATCACCCTTCTCAAATTCGCACAACTATCGACAGACCTTTACAGCAGTTTGTGGAAGCGCAAGTTCGCCAAGTAGTCCGCAATCTCGCCGCTCACAATGCTCATCACGCGGCGGCGCTAGTAGTTGATAATCATTCTGGGGAAGTTTTAGCTTACGTTGGTTCTCCAGACTACTTTGATTTGACAGCTACAGGGCGTAATGACGGCGTACAGGCATTACGGCAGCCAGGATCGACGTTGAAGCCGTTTTTGTATCAATTAGCTCTAGAAAAGCGCGTAATTCGCCCCAATACTGTGTTGGCAGATGTTCCGGCTCATTATGCCATTGATGGAGCAAGACTTTACAGTCCCAAAGATTACAGTGATTTTCAAGGGGCGGTTCGAGTCCGGGTAGCTTTGGCTAATTCTTTGAACGTTCCCGCCGTTAAAGTATTGCAAAAAGTAGGTGTACCAAATTTTTTAAACTTTTTACATCAGCTAGGTTTTAACCAGTTGAATCACCCGGCGGGTTATTACGGGTTGGGGTTGACTTTGGGTAGTGGGGAAGTAAGCCTTTGGGAATTAGCAAGAGCTTATGTAACGATGGCAAGACAGGGGCAAGCAATACCCTTGGTGACTACGTTTACAGACGCTGCGCCTGCTACTGTTCTGGCTGCGTCGCCTACTTGGGGATTAGTTACAGATATATTAAGCGACTTCCACGCCCGCGCCAAAGCTTTTGGGGTGGATTCGATATTAAGTTTACCGTTTCCGGCGGCGGTCAAAACTGGCACTTCATCCGATTTTCGCGATACTTGGACGGTGGGGTTTACTACCGATTACACTGTAGCGACTTGGGTAGGTAATTTTAACGGCGAACCGATGAAACAGGTTTCCGGGGTAATGGGTGCTGCGCCTTTGTGGAATCGAATCATGTTGCGCCTACACGAAAATAAAGAGCCTGCGGCTTTTGCGCCGCTAGTAGGTTTAGTAAAGCGTCCCATATGCGCTGTTTCGGGATTAAAGCCTACATCGGCTTGTCCTACAGTGGTGCAGGAGTATTTTTTCCCGGAAGATTTGGGGGAATACGATCGCAATTACGATACTTTTTACCGCCTTGTTAATGGCGAGTCTCAGCTTAATTTGCCTAGAGAGTACGATCAGTGGTTAGCATTGCGATCGCCTTCTACCATTGCAGATGGTTTAAAAATTGTTTCTCCTAGTAATGGCGACAACTTTTTAGTGTATCCAAATTCACCACAGCAGAAATTGGAATTAAAGTTAGCTGCTTTACAAGCACAGCCTGTAGAGTGGTGGATCAATGGCGAAAAGTTAGCAGATAATACAATGTTTTGGGCGTTGCGTCCGGGTAGTTGGACGTTGGAAGTTAGAAGCGGGGAAATGCGCGATCGCGTTACTTTTCAAGTAGAGATGGCGGGAAATACATCTATTCGGCGGGGTTTTTCTGTAGCACCGAAGTAA
- a CDS encoding response regulator transcription factor: MHILFVEDEAKIANFVNAGLREYGFVVDYCDNGDEGYNRAIDNEYDALVLDIMVPGKDGLAILKSLRRAKKNVPVILLTARNELDDRLEGLNLGADDYIAKPFFVEELVARIHAVVRRSNGDRQNVLSAGSLKLDCITREVTCDRQVVELTSREFNLLEYLMRSPGRVFTRTQILEHVWGYDFNPTTNVVDVCVQRIRKKLDPIGGAPWLESVRGVGYRFRRGENP, from the coding sequence ATGCATATTCTATTTGTGGAAGATGAGGCAAAGATCGCTAACTTCGTCAATGCTGGACTGAGGGAATACGGGTTTGTTGTTGACTACTGCGATAATGGCGATGAAGGCTATAACCGCGCCATAGATAATGAGTATGACGCTCTGGTGCTGGATATTATGGTTCCCGGCAAAGATGGGCTGGCAATTCTCAAAAGCTTGCGTAGAGCAAAAAAGAATGTTCCGGTGATTTTATTAACTGCTCGTAATGAATTAGACGATCGCCTTGAAGGGCTAAATCTGGGCGCAGATGACTATATTGCTAAACCGTTTTTTGTTGAGGAACTGGTCGCCCGCATTCATGCAGTAGTACGTCGCAGCAATGGCGATCGCCAAAATGTCCTGAGTGCGGGTTCTCTAAAGTTAGATTGTATTACGCGAGAAGTAACCTGCGATCGCCAAGTAGTAGAACTAACTAGCCGCGAATTTAATCTTTTAGAATATTTAATGCGATCACCGGGACGAGTTTTTACCCGTACGCAAATATTAGAACACGTCTGGGGCTACGACTTTAACCCCACTACAAATGTCGTAGATGTCTGCGTCCAACGGATTCGCAAAAAGCTCGATCCAATTGGGGGAGCGCCTTGGCTTGAAAGTGTGCGAGGGGTGGGATATCGGTTTCGCCGAGGGGAGAATCCATAA
- a CDS encoding WD40 repeat domain-containing protein yields MKRLHVISGKSELKPNYFSISTDSTTLISNAHSLDNGEGRYAKVNFWDLSTGNLIRTIDFLHDRIGVGCYERWLIGIVSNANVVMTFNLETEEFNLILDAAPSRCLSYLENNVTPVAISPFEPIIVCGDFVYRAPETGNVAVYNLLAKPISKEKGVVRLPIQSFRWQPEKYPSCNLSVLISPDSNILLSQAVSIRYGFHRLWDLQTGKLIRTFANSSSGIAECLAVKNLGKVLACGWRSQQVQVWDVHTNNVICSVDGHLPIAMSIDGRFLVNCYDEKKIILQNIENNEHLCTLDESSAKIELIALSPNGKWLASYNQDQTIEIWRVF; encoded by the coding sequence ATGAAACGCCTTCATGTAATCTCTGGCAAAAGTGAATTAAAACCTAATTATTTTTCCATCAGCACAGATAGCACAACTCTAATTAGCAATGCACACAGCCTGGATAATGGTGAAGGGCGGTATGCAAAGGTAAATTTCTGGGATCTATCCACAGGTAATTTGATTAGAACCATTGATTTTTTGCACGATCGCATCGGCGTTGGCTGTTATGAAAGGTGGCTTATCGGAATTGTAAGTAATGCGAATGTAGTTATGACATTCAATCTAGAGACGGAGGAATTCAATTTAATTCTTGATGCTGCACCATCACGCTGCTTATCTTACCTGGAGAATAATGTTACGCCTGTTGCTATTAGTCCGTTTGAACCGATTATTGTCTGTGGAGATTTTGTTTATAGAGCGCCTGAAACAGGAAATGTCGCAGTTTACAACTTACTAGCAAAACCTATCAGTAAAGAGAAAGGTGTAGTAAGGCTACCAATTCAAAGTTTTAGGTGGCAACCGGAAAAATATCCATCGTGCAACTTATCGGTTTTGATTAGTCCAGATAGCAATATTCTACTCAGTCAAGCGGTGAGTATACGTTACGGCTTTCATCGCTTGTGGGATTTACAAACAGGTAAATTGATTCGTACATTTGCTAACTCAAGTTCGGGAATCGCGGAATGCCTTGCAGTAAAAAACTTAGGGAAGGTACTTGCTTGTGGTTGGAGATCGCAACAGGTACAGGTATGGGATGTTCATACTAACAATGTTATCTGTTCAGTAGATGGACACCTGCCGATCGCCATGTCGATTGATGGTCGGTTTTTGGTAAATTGTTACGATGAGAAGAAAATTATTCTGCAAAACATAGAAAATAATGAACATCTTTGTACGTTAGATGAAAGTTCAGCAAAGATTGAACTAATTGCTCTCAGTCCAAACGGAAAGTGGCTTGCTAGTTACAATCAAGATCAAACGATCGAGATTTGGCGTGTATTTTAG
- a CDS encoding CHAT domain-containing protein: MAVSDPCLNLAIARLSTIGNQSFAIWVVNAPYVAGSILNDCFWSPELTQSWQAWQEMFALDRLIDHTFNPLIEMLPSLSPVASKNGQSNNYSSRLMQDLGINLSNWLFQGSILNTLEHSIGIANGKNKPLRLRLDIRDPDLIALPWEIMQSFPGKPSISLSPHLLFSRTTNNVESLPTLPVSQSLNVLLAIGANTSAPTKLNASNQYLHLEKEADILIKALTGYGYENSRGAGVKCEVDTLIQPTPEQLITQLETKNYNIFFYAGHGLSGPDGGIIYLQPERTINGTELGQVLTRCQVKLCVFNACWLAQPAISNRQALQNSSLAEVLIHHGVPAVLGMRDQITDEEALTFIQTFAQALAARHSIDRAVAIARQQLLTIYKFNFPAWTLPILYLHPEFDGELVRPAQEEITQLPENSLSGIRTRPLKASLRSLSVPKKTWSLQAGFALLGRINENNDIAIEEPWISKQHAKIFCRNEKKDGKTVPTFFISDNSRFGTLIFDRDGWQNIHRQEVPLRSGMQIKFGCSQGETFEFIVET, translated from the coding sequence ATGGCTGTGTCTGATCCATGCCTAAATTTGGCGATCGCCCGTCTTTCTACTATTGGCAATCAAAGCTTTGCTATTTGGGTAGTCAATGCTCCCTACGTGGCAGGCTCGATTTTAAACGACTGCTTTTGGTCGCCAGAACTAACGCAGTCCTGGCAAGCATGGCAAGAAATGTTCGCTCTCGATCGATTAATTGATCATACCTTTAATCCCTTAATCGAAATGCTACCATCCCTTAGTCCTGTTGCCTCAAAAAACGGTCAAAGTAATAATTACAGCAGTCGATTAATGCAAGACTTGGGCATTAATCTATCGAATTGGCTATTTCAAGGCTCAATTTTAAATACTTTAGAACACAGCATTGGCATAGCTAACGGCAAAAATAAACCTTTAAGGTTGCGTCTAGATATTCGCGATCCCGATTTGATTGCTTTACCTTGGGAAATTATGCAATCTTTTCCTGGTAAACCATCAATATCACTATCGCCGCACTTATTATTTAGCCGCACCACCAATAATGTTGAATCGCTACCGACTTTACCTGTTAGTCAAAGTTTAAATGTTTTACTGGCGATCGGCGCAAATACTTCCGCCCCAACCAAACTAAACGCCTCTAATCAGTACTTGCATTTAGAAAAAGAAGCCGATATTCTAATTAAAGCGCTTACGGGTTATGGCTACGAGAATAGTAGGGGTGCAGGAGTCAAGTGCGAGGTTGATACCTTAATCCAACCCACCCCAGAACAACTAATAACCCAGTTAGAAACTAAAAATTATAATATTTTCTTTTATGCAGGTCATGGACTTAGTGGGCCCGATGGCGGCATCATATATTTACAGCCAGAGCGAACAATTAATGGTACAGAACTAGGGCAAGTATTAACTCGTTGCCAAGTAAAACTGTGTGTATTTAATGCCTGTTGGTTAGCTCAACCAGCAATTAGCAATCGCCAAGCCTTACAAAATAGTTCCCTAGCTGAAGTATTAATTCATCATGGCGTACCCGCAGTTTTGGGAATGCGCGACCAAATTACCGATGAAGAAGCGCTAACTTTTATTCAAACTTTTGCTCAAGCTTTAGCAGCTAGACATTCCATTGATAGAGCCGTAGCGATCGCCAGACAGCAACTATTAACTATCTATAAATTTAACTTCCCTGCTTGGACGTTGCCGATTCTGTACTTACATCCAGAATTTGACGGCGAACTTGTCCGCCCAGCACAAGAGGAAATCACTCAACTCCCAGAAAATTCCCTTTCAGGAATTAGAACAAGACCCCTCAAAGCTTCTTTGCGATCGCTTAGTGTCCCCAAAAAAACCTGGTCTTTGCAAGCTGGGTTTGCGCTTTTAGGTCGAATTAATGAAAACAACGATATTGCGATTGAAGAACCTTGGATTAGCAAACAACACGCCAAAATTTTTTGCCGCAATGAAAAGAAAGATGGCAAAACTGTACCAACTTTCTTTATTAGCGATAATTCTCGTTTCGGCACACTGATCTTTGATCGCGATGGTTGGCAAAACATTCATCGGCAAGAAGTTCCTTTGCGATCGGGAATGCAAATAAAGTTTGGTTGCTCTCAAGGCGAGACGTTTGAATTTATAGTCGAAACGTGA
- a CDS encoding LTXXQ motif protein: MKINRLLIVSAMSILIGGGGFIASKAIAQNAAPPTEQRQPGERMRGGGKFERLSGITEAQKTQLQQIKSASRQQIEAIPSNEQKARMAAIRNDARTKMAAILTAEQRQQLAQSPANSEGKGRGMPKISGLTDAQKTQMRAIRTATRQQMEAVLTAEQKAQIEAIRNDTKTKMDAVLTASQRQELEQMRQQKQQNRQQRQS, encoded by the coding sequence ATGAAAATTAATCGCTTGTTAATAGTTTCTGCTATGTCTATACTGATTGGCGGCGGCGGTTTTATCGCCAGCAAAGCAATAGCCCAAAATGCAGCGCCACCTACTGAACAACGACAACCAGGGGAAAGAATGCGAGGCGGGGGAAAGTTTGAACGTCTAAGCGGCATAACTGAAGCCCAAAAAACCCAACTACAGCAAATTAAATCTGCCAGTCGACAACAGATTGAAGCTATCCCAAGCAACGAGCAAAAAGCCCGGATGGCAGCAATCCGTAATGATGCCAGAACTAAAATGGCAGCTATTTTGACTGCTGAACAAAGACAACAATTAGCACAATCTCCAGCTAATAGTGAAGGAAAAGGTCGGGGTATGCCTAAAATCAGTGGCTTAACTGATGCTCAAAAAACTCAAATGAGAGCAATTCGTACTGCTACCCGTCAACAAATGGAGGCAGTTCTCACCGCCGAGCAAAAAGCCCAAATTGAGGCAATTCGCAACGATACTAAAACGAAGATGGATGCAGTTTTAACTGCGTCTCAAAGACAAGAATTAGAACAGATGCGCCAGCAGAAGCAACAAAATCGTCAACAAAGGCAGTCTTGA
- a CDS encoding sensor histidine kinase, translated as MRSFRIRLALASAVLAGSALVGFGMTSWWLIYQAKVSRLDEAIESQLMRASRPLRRFPSSPRIFGIDEDTPTAILVTDLEGKTVYKSDNWSREIKVNNLWRLPSRQPSPIEPDLAKPRFGYVSPPRFNTQYTSTQTWRVGAASFPYTQIAVSVSLQTIDGEMVAIRNIFLISILIVLFLITGGAWWLSGNALRPIGQLTEAIKQVTVKGLDRRVPMGETDVEFVELIAVFNQMLENLERSFKQASRFSGDAAHELKTPLAILQGELERNLQQAEPESQIQQSLSSLLDEVGRLSGIVRKLLLLSLADAGRMNLHRVEVNLSEILAQVEEDIELLAPQLKVQTEITAQLHVMGDRDLLIQVVQNLVSNAIKYNLANGWIRVYAIQQGATVLITITNSSKNLLQGDRERIFERFYRGDPARTRTKEVEGTGLGLSLAREIARAHGGDLILDFTPSNQTAFTLNLLALTRDRPTY; from the coding sequence ATGCGTTCTTTTCGGATTCGTTTAGCTTTAGCATCGGCGGTACTAGCGGGTAGTGCGCTGGTAGGATTTGGGATGACTTCTTGGTGGCTGATTTACCAAGCTAAAGTTAGTCGTCTTGACGAGGCGATCGAAAGCCAGTTAATGAGAGCAAGTCGTCCACTGCGGCGCTTTCCTTCCTCACCGCGAATATTTGGCATTGATGAGGATACGCCGACAGCTATATTAGTAACCGATCTAGAGGGAAAAACTGTTTACAAGTCCGATAATTGGTCAAGGGAAATTAAAGTTAATAACCTCTGGCGCTTACCTTCTAGACAACCAAGCCCAATAGAGCCGGATTTAGCAAAACCGCGATTTGGTTATGTTTCTCCACCTCGATTTAACACACAATATACCTCTACCCAAACCTGGCGGGTTGGGGCGGCAAGTTTTCCCTATACTCAAATTGCGGTTTCTGTTAGTCTCCAAACCATCGATGGCGAAATGGTAGCGATACGCAACATCTTTTTAATTTCTATACTTATTGTCCTATTTTTGATTACTGGGGGTGCATGGTGGCTATCTGGCAATGCTTTGCGCCCTATAGGGCAATTGACAGAGGCAATTAAGCAAGTAACAGTCAAAGGCTTGGATCGGCGTGTTCCTATGGGCGAAACTGATGTGGAATTTGTAGAATTAATTGCCGTATTTAATCAAATGCTGGAGAACTTGGAACGTAGCTTTAAGCAGGCGTCTCGCTTCAGTGGTGATGCTGCTCACGAATTGAAGACACCTTTGGCAATTTTGCAAGGAGAACTAGAACGCAACTTGCAGCAAGCTGAACCGGAATCTCAGATTCAGCAAAGTTTGAGCAGTTTACTAGATGAAGTGGGGCGCTTGAGTGGGATTGTGCGAAAACTTTTATTGCTTTCTTTAGCCGATGCTGGACGGATGAACTTGCATCGAGTGGAAGTAAACTTATCCGAGATTTTAGCGCAAGTAGAGGAGGATATAGAATTACTAGCGCCGCAATTAAAGGTACAAACAGAGATTACGGCTCAATTGCACGTAATGGGCGATCGCGATTTACTAATTCAAGTTGTCCAAAACTTAGTTAGCAATGCCATTAAATACAATCTTGCCAATGGCTGGATACGCGTTTATGCAATACAACAGGGAGCAACAGTATTAATTACGATTACTAATTCCTCCAAAAACCTCTTACAGGGCGATCGCGAACGGATTTTTGAGCGGTTTTATCGGGGCGACCCGGCGCGGACACGCACCAAAGAAGTTGAAGGTACGGGACTTGGACTTAGCCTAGCTAGAGAGATTGCCAGAGCGCATGGGGGGGATTTAATCCTTGACTTCACTCCCTCTAACCAGACGGCATTTACCTTGAACTTACTGGCTTTGACACGAGATCGCCCAACTTACTAG
- a CDS encoding protein phosphatase 2C domain-containing protein yields MQNDVAITIQCSNEACKATNNDTDKYCQQCGTPINKRYLWAVGAGSDYKVGDMAQSRYLLLGDRIFLDTLPSNPPDSRSTDISHDIKPYLRLVSYRLQIPQVYAWLLPQEPEKTKILLLENAAIYSDAERAGQLMPQLSAVWQDATSLRQLHWLWQIAGLWQPLSSEGVASSLLNSQLIRVEQSIVHLLQLQLVDGETKSPTLSQLGELWHQLIPEAKPAISEYLERVCYGLITGEISHPDDLITSLEKAIAECGRSLSYKITNSTLTDQGPSRQRNEDACFPASGTTKTNEKAAPIVSTLTIVCDGIGGHEGGNVASNLAIETIVQQAEQLSLAPTSDDHPLIGALEQATHVANDRISDRNDSEYRTGRQRMGTTLVMAVAYQQQMYITHVGDSRAYLITRTGCHQVTLDDDVAAREVRLGYSLYSTAVLAPSSGSLIQALGMNLALHPTVNRFILDEDCVFLLCSDGLSDYDRVEQYWDTEILPILEGKFQVTNVTARLIEIANTRNGHDNVTVGIIHYQSNFVEPSDHLSPSLALVDSNPVQEEAITEETPETPEPIVEPATIPTEILAIAPKKSASTKIILGLTLLLGLGGLAYLFMKPVYNLFKPEVRSNPLTTKTDKISPTETALEIDLKSVFQIKTSTAVTVDQVNNLPLRQEPETTASNALVGAISPGNIVQVADRKITLDRQKWLLLKVCASTTQVDDLSGWIPETELVAVIEKAPANTCFVSSNTQQSPANNSSVELPN; encoded by the coding sequence ATGCAAAATGATGTAGCGATAACAATTCAATGTTCCAATGAAGCCTGCAAAGCAACTAATAATGACACGGATAAATATTGTCAGCAATGCGGTACGCCTATAAACAAACGTTACTTGTGGGCTGTAGGCGCAGGATCAGACTACAAAGTTGGCGACATGGCTCAATCACGCTATTTGCTGCTAGGCGATCGCATTTTTTTGGATACATTGCCCAGTAACCCCCCAGACTCTCGCTCTACAGACATTTCTCACGATATTAAACCTTACTTAAGACTGGTTTCCTATCGCCTACAAATACCTCAAGTCTACGCTTGGCTACTACCACAAGAGCCAGAAAAAACCAAAATATTGCTGCTAGAAAACGCGGCTATTTATAGCGATGCCGAAAGGGCAGGGCAGCTAATGCCACAATTAAGCGCAGTATGGCAAGATGCTACTTCTTTGCGCCAATTGCATTGGCTGTGGCAAATTGCGGGTCTATGGCAACCTCTAAGCTCTGAAGGGGTAGCTTCTAGCTTACTTAACTCTCAACTAATCAGAGTAGAACAATCCATTGTCCACCTCTTGCAATTGCAACTTGTTGATGGGGAAACAAAGTCGCCAACCCTATCTCAATTAGGCGAATTATGGCATCAACTGATACCCGAAGCCAAGCCAGCAATTAGCGAGTATTTAGAACGAGTTTGTTATGGGCTAATAACGGGAGAAATCAGCCACCCAGACGATTTAATTACTAGCTTAGAAAAAGCGATTGCTGAGTGCGGAAGGTCACTCTCTTACAAAATAACTAATAGCACCCTAACCGACCAAGGTCCCAGCCGTCAACGCAATGAAGATGCTTGCTTTCCAGCGAGCGGGACTACAAAAACTAACGAAAAAGCCGCACCAATTGTCTCAACTTTAACAATTGTCTGCGATGGCATCGGCGGACACGAAGGTGGAAATGTTGCCTCAAACTTAGCTATTGAAACTATTGTCCAGCAAGCAGAGCAACTAAGTTTAGCCCCAACAAGCGATGATCACCCCCTAATTGGCGCTCTAGAACAGGCAACCCACGTCGCCAATGACCGGATTAGCGATCGCAACGATAGCGAATATCGCACTGGTCGTCAACGCATGGGAACAACTTTAGTGATGGCTGTAGCGTACCAGCAACAAATGTATATCACTCATGTAGGTGATAGCCGCGCTTACTTGATTACTCGTACTGGTTGCCATCAAGTAACTCTAGATGACGATGTAGCCGCGCGAGAAGTGCGTCTTGGCTATTCCCTTTACAGCACTGCTGTGCTTGCGCCTTCCTCTGGCTCGTTAATTCAAGCTCTCGGCATGAATTTAGCCCTGCACCCGACAGTAAATCGATTTATCCTAGACGAAGATTGCGTATTTTTGCTGTGTTCGGATGGTTTGAGCGATTACGATCGCGTCGAACAATATTGGGACACAGAAATTCTCCCCATTCTTGAAGGCAAATTTCAAGTTACAAACGTCACTGCCCGACTAATTGAAATTGCTAATACTCGCAACGGTCACGACAATGTAACCGTAGGCATTATTCATTACCAAAGCAACTTTGTAGAACCCTCTGATCACCTTAGCCCCTCTTTGGCGCTTGTAGACTCAAATCCGGTGCAGGAAGAAGCTATTACAGAGGAAACTCCCGAAACTCCCGAACCAATTGTCGAGCCTGCTACCATTCCTACAGAGATATTAGCGATCGCACCCAAAAAATCCGCGTCTACAAAAATTATTTTGGGGCTAACGTTATTATTGGGCTTGGGTGGATTAGCTTATTTATTTATGAAGCCAGTGTATAACTTATTTAAACCCGAAGTTCGCTCTAATCCCCTAACTACGAAGACGGACAAGATTTCACCTACCGAGACTGCGCTGGAAATAGACTTAAAATCGGTATTTCAAATTAAAACATCAACAGCAGTAACCGTTGACCAAGTAAATAACTTACCACTGCGCCAAGAACCGGAAACAACTGCAAGTAACGCCTTAGTAGGGGCGATTTCTCCTGGTAATATCGTCCAAGTTGCCGATCGCAAAATCACCTTAGATCGGCAAAAATGGCTGTTGCTCAAAGTCTGCGCCAGCACTACCCAAGTAGACGATTTGAGCGGTTGGATTCCAGAAACTGAGCTTGTCGCCGTTATTGAAAAAGCTCCCGCAAATACCTGTTTTGTCTCCTCAAATACCCAGCAATCCCCCGCTAATAATTCCAGCGTAGAATTGCCAAATTAA